AGATTCAGCCACACACAGGCTCAATCAAGTCCTTACCAGAGATCCAGTAAGGATTAATTTGCCGGCGGAGGAACCGGCTGTCCTGCGACTCTGCGAGCACCTTAGCACCAAGGACACGGCACCAGAACTTGGTCGCGGCAGCGTCCGTCAGGCCAAGAGGCGGCGTCACCGCTGGGGCTCGTGCTCTCCTGCGTCCGTCCAGTCTCTCACCCTTTCGTCGCGTACGTCTGTCCGAGTGTCCGACCCCGAAACGAAAAGGGACTCCGAGCAGAAAACGAACATCCCACTCTTTATATACGTAACCAAGCAACCATCCAGGTCCAGCCATCCCGATTCCTTCCTCGCGCGCTCGCCGCTCGATCCATCGCCTCTAGTCAAGCGCAAGCATGGacggcctcgccgtcgccgccgccgcggcgaacTGCCGCTGCAGCCGCGTGGTCTACGTGGGCAACATCCCTTTCCACGCGACGGAGAAGGAGGTCCGCGACGCCTGCGAGCTCATCGGCCCCGTCCTCTCcttccgcctcgccgccgacgccgccacggGAAAACGCAAGGGCTACGCCTTCGTCGAGTACGCCGACGACGCTACGGCGCGGAGCGCCTGCCGCAACCTTCACGGCCATCCCCTGCGCGGCCGCGACCTGCGCGTCGGCCTCGCCGACAGGGCCAGCAtcaggcgccggcgccacggAGACCACGACCCGATCGGCATGGACGACGCCATCCATGCCGCGTCCCTCGTCGACTCTGCGGCGCGCCCTGCCGTGATCGCGTCCATGGCGCGGCACCTGGCGGGCTTGTCCAGGCACCAGTTGAGGGAAGCCGCGGCCGAGTTCGAGAAGCACGGTCCTGATACCTGCGAGATTCTGAAGAAGCACATCCCCGGGCTGGACACCGCGATGGAGATGGTGCAGCGGCTGCTCGAGATGGCGGCCGCGGATGACGCCGCAGAGGAGGCCAAGAGGAAGAAGCGGGCGAGCGGCTGCCTTAATGCCGAGGAGTCCGATCAGCACGCCAAACTGAGGAAGATGGAAGACGGCGGGAAGGTGCCCGCTGGAGTTGCCTGCTCCTGAGAGATGTGCAGCGATTCAGCTGCATCTTTCGATGTTCTTGATTTTGTAAATCAGGGGGAAATAAACCCTACATGTACTACAAAAGTGTCATTATATGTCGATCTATGATAGTGGAAGAGATTAAATTCTTTAATGTACGATTCTTCTGCTTGTGAATTTCTTGGTTGGTGCTAATATCTTTCGGTGGTCTAGATTTTGTAAATCTGGGGAAATAAAAACTAATTGTACCCTGTACAATGCCAGTATATGTCGATCTATGTTAATGGAAATTAAATTCTTCAATGTACAATTTTTCTGCTCGTGAATTGCTTGATTGGGTTGACGTCGTTAAAAATCTGTTGTGTCGTTAACTATTCAcaccgtttcataattcttgtcgaaatattacatgtatttagacgtattttaggaataaatacatccattttgagacaaatttgagacaagaattataaaacggaTAGAGTACTGTTTATCTTTTTTATTTGGGTGCGTTCTTGTTAGCCTAGCAGGCGAGTAGTGTGTGACAAACTCTGTTCTGTTGTTCCGTTATCTCCAGATAGTAAAATATCGTTGTTGCGTCAAAACCCCATGTACGTGCTAGTGTCGGAAAATGATTTGGGTTGTTAATCGAGAACCTGTGCTTGTTTGTTGTTGCTCTGGGAGTCGTTGCTGCAAGttctagctagctgctgcagTTAGCAGAATCAAAACTTTCAAACTCCGAACTCAAACTGCTGTACCTTTCATTTTCTATTGGAAGGGAAGAGGGCGTTgagcttctttttttgacaacaTAAAGAGGGCGTTGTTCCTCTAAAAAATGAAACACAATATTTGACCCTTACATAGTTAGATGGGAACGTGACACACAAAAGACCTAGTCCTTCTGAGATCCTGCAAGATCTTCAAGTTGTGAATGGACTGATGGATATGCTACTCACCAATCTATGGTGTAAAAGACCCTTTCTTTTACTTGTTTAGTTGTCTGATTATCTTAGAATGGCAAGGCAAATATATATCACAACTGCAGAACAGAGAGGTAAATAGTATCACTCCTGAATTACATTAGTGCTCCCAGAagctcatgaaaaaaaaagattttctAATTAGAAAAATGAACTACCAAGCATTATACAAACTGTGTGATAAGTGATAATCATACATGAAAAAATTATACTATTCGTATGGTGAAATAGAAAGTTTAGCATTTCATGTTGTCTGTGATGACAGCGAGGGTGGGAAGTTGGTATATATGTGCGCACGCAGGATGTGATGCTTTACGATCAGATTGTAATCCTGACCTGAAATCGAACGATTCAAGACTTGTTGAAGCAAAAAGGTTAACATTTGAAAACATCCAAAAAGCTTCAGAAGGAAGCATCATTCGGATTAATGTTCCACCGGAGACTTGACAATGATTCCCACCAAGGACTTGTTGCAAAATTAAGtaatttcgagaataacaattcaatgattaattccagaatatagatcatgacgacagtaACAACTAACAGATGCATCTCAAAAATACTAGAAGTATTCAACAACACAATCAACACTAGTATAAtctcgcagatcataactaaacagtAGATCGGATCACGGATTACGTACTGTTtcgatgaagatgaagaagctGTGACGACGATCGAGTTGACTTGACGACGTTCCCGGtgacgaagacggcggcacgtAGCACCGCCCGACTTGGACGGTAGACGACCCGTGATGacggaagcgagcagtcgcacGGAgagcttcccaaaaaccttattcgccctctcccgtacaggatcggaaaggcgaaaggttccggagacctgctctcTCGATCActggtgcacgccggcgctcgggatggagtagactacgacgacggcgcaaaagcgagagGCAGGCGAAACCCTAACGTggttgtgttgcgtaccgatcggagggacggggcggttgtatatatagtcacgcaggtatagATCGGTTCAGTTTAGaaaacctgaaccgactccacaaaatccgcacgcgtccgtaacagattccaaaaatacctcgcgcgcgtgacaaaaagataagaggCCCGGCCCCGATCCGACCCGacacggctcgaactcgaaatcgatccacgaaacgcggcacGCGCGTGTCGTGACGaagcgagcggaggaggaggagcgcgcgtggggatttcccttgctcacttgctcaatagaTGAGAAACAACatcccttatatgttggtctcactcactctaaactagtaaggtgggactattcccttCCCACTCCcgtcatcccacttcatgaatgggcctttgagattttttaaaatttattaaaattgggCTTGGCCTGATCAGGCCCACAacacaaattctaacaatcccCACCAGATCTCAAATACCCATTTAGAGATTTACCTGTTCTCGCTACTTGTTATATACTAGTGTTTCGGCAGAAACTGTTAAGTTGAACTTCTGCCTAGAACTTTAAGTTACACTCATCCACACTCACAATGGACTAAGCCTTGAATTGCAAGCTGGCGTGAAATAGATTTCACTCAAAGTCAACCAGTACTGGGCTATCAGTAGTCTGCCCCGCGGGTGGAGCATATGCGTCGTACTCCGTGGTCACTTCATGAGTTACTAGagatcacccaaatctcatagactgcgatGTTAGACGGTCGgactcatataggtgtgttctttcaAGAATACTCTATAGGACAGCATCTACTCATAGCCGCAATGAACACATTAAGGCATGTCGCCAACCTGCCTTACAGCAATTTGAGAGTCGCACATCTTCACATAGAGGGGGTTATAACACACTCTTCTCTGTTATACCAATAGTTTCGTTCTTCCCATATCCTACTTCACGGAATCTCCGACCACATAGGTTGGGTTACCACTATGGCACAACATTCATGGGTCTCAGccccatctccctcgatgCACTCTCTATCACATTACGTGATAGTCCCTTGGTAAAAGGATCTCCCAGGTTCTTCTCTGTTGGAATATATTTAACAGTTATCACTCCGgagtttttcaatttcctgAAAGACTGCACACGTCTTCTCACGtgttttgatgacttcgcgTTATCCTTTGAACTGTTTACTTTAGTAATAACCGTTTGATTATCACAGTTCATCAAAATAACCGGCACTGGTTTTTCAACcaccggcaagtccatcaaaagATCTCTCAGCCACTCTGCCTCAAAGGTGGTTGTATCTAAAGCAGCAAGCTCTGCTTCCACAGTTGACCTCGTCAATATGGTCTGTTTGCAAGATCTCCATGATactacaccaccaccaagtatGAAGGCATACCCGGTTGTGGCGTAGAGATCCTCTGCTTCAGAGATCCAGTTTGAATCACAATATCCCTCAAGCACAGCTGGATGCCCTGAATAATGTATTCCATAACTCATCGCACCTTTTAGATAGCGCAATATTCTTTCTAGTGCACGTCAATGATCTATACCCGGGTTTGACGTGAACCTACTTAATTTGCTCACAGTAAAAGAGATATCAGTCCTCATAGCGCTAGCTAAGTACATAAGGGAACTGATTATTTGAGAGTATCTCAATTGATCTTTCTCTTCTCCATTGTTCTTTCTGAGTATCACGCTGGGGTCATACAGTGTTGGTGAAGGTTTGCTGTCGGTAAAACCGAAgcgactcaagaccttctcaacatagtgggattgcaacaaagtaaCTCCACTCTCATCTTTAACCAGCTTAATGTTAAGAATAACATTAGCCTCTCccagatctttcatatcaaagcaatttgatagaaacgacttgacctcatttatcacttttatgtttgtaccaaaaatcacaaaatcatccatgtacaaacacaaaataacaccttcgcccccaccatggcgataGTACACACATCTATCAGCCTCATTAATGACAAAGCCTGCAGAAGTTAAAGTTCTGTTAAACTTCTCGTGCCATTGCTTAGGTGCTTGTTTTAGTCCATACAAAGATTTTAGTAACTTGCAcacctttctctcttcaccCTTTACCACAAATCCATCTAGCTGttccatgtaaatttcctcttccaactctccgttaagAAAAGCTGTCtttacgtccatttgatgaacgACAAGACCATAGGAGGAAGCCAGGGATAGTAGTACTCGAATGGTAGTAAGTCTAGCAACGGGTGAATAGGTGTCGAAGTAATCTTCGCCTTCTTTCTGAGTGTAGCTTTTCGCCACAAGCCGTGCCGTATACTTTTCAATATTACCGTCATGCCTTAGTTTCTTATTGAACACCCACTTGCAGCCTACTGGCTTACAACCGTGGGGTCGTTCAGATAGCTCCCGAGTCCCATTAGAAAGAATAGAGTCCATCTCACTCTGGACAGCTTCTTTCCAGtcatctgcatccggagatgcatatgcctctgcaatggttttgggagtatcctccacaaggtacacaatgaagtcatcatcgaaggattttgcaatccttcgtctcttactcctggaaggagcttcattgtcatccttctAACAATCATCCTCAGGATGTTCAGATGCATTATCAAATGTATTAGATTCAGGTATGCTAAACTCAGGTAATATTTCAGAAGAAATTCTAGcaatgctatgcatatctttcataggaaaaatattctcaaaaaatgttgcatcatGAGATTTCATAATAGTATCAACATGCATATCAGGTACCTCGGATTTAACTACTAAGAATCTATAGCCCACACTCCGCTGAGCATAGCCTAGAAAGATACAATCCACTGTCTTCGGTCCGAGCTTGCGTTTCTTGAGAATTGGAACGTTGACTTTCGCCAAACATCCCCAAGTGCGCAAGTAAGAAAGTGATGGTTTTCTTCCAATCCACTCCTCGTAGGGagtcttctctttatttttgtttggaactttATTCAGGACATGATATGAAGTCAGTagcgcctccccccaccatgccttagATAAACCGACAGTGGCTAACATGAAATTcaccaagtcagtcagcgtgcggtttttTCCTCTCGGCGACCCCGTTTGATTGGGGAGAATAGAGAGGCGTCATCTCATGAATAATACCATGTTCCgcacaaaactcatcaaatacatTGGAAAAATACTTGCCACCACGATCCGACCTAAAACATTTGATCTTTCTCTCCAATTGAATTTTCAACTCCAGCTTATATATTTTAAAGTAGTCTAAAGCCTCATCTTTAGTtcgcaacaaataaacatagcagaatctagtagcatcatcaattaacgtaatgaaatatctctttccaccttttgtcaacacaccattcatctcacaaagatcagaatgtatgagttcTACAGGTGCCAGATTTCTCTCCTCGGCCGCTGTGTGGGGCTGTTGCTTTGATTGCACACAACTATAACACTTAGAACCTTTGGTAATGGTGAAAGTAGGAATTAGACTCATAGTGGATAGCCAAGAcattaaaccaaaattaatgtgacatAAACGAGAGTGCCAAACACTTGCATTatcattaacactgccacaAATATGGTTCACTGACATATCACTAAAatcagaaaggaaaaaacggAACAAGCCTCCGGACTCATAGCCattaccaataaattgtccatgttTGGACACAACTACTTTATTAGACTCTAAAACTACCTTAAAACCATCTCTGCATAAAAGGGAACCGCTAACGAGATTCTTGTTCATGGAGGGGACATGCATCACGTTCCTTAGCCGCACGATCTTCCCCGAAGTAAACTACAGATCGACCGTACCAACACCACGAATAGCTGCATGCGACCCATTCCCCATCAAGACGGTTGAATCCCTTCTATGCTGGTaagaagtaaacaaagagatgtcagaacatacatgaacatTAGCACCCGTATCAATCCACCAACATGGAGATTGATATACTGAAAGTACAGTAGGTAAAATACCATACGTGTTAGTGTCGCTAGCGGTCACGACGTTGACAGTCTTCTGCCCCTTTTTCCCTCTCCGATCTGCACGATCAGGACAGTCTCTGGAAAAGTGGCCGAGCTCTCCACAGGTGAAACAATTCATCTTGcctttgtttactttcttcttcttcttgaaggtaGTAGTCTGCGCAAGCTTGTTGTTGTGAACAACATCGGACTTCTTCCCTTTGTTCTTTCCGTTGCCGCGAAAATTCCTCTGTACCATGCGTTAGACGGAATATCAGCAACCTTCTCAGTGGTGTCCTTACCTCGAGCtttctcttcaacatcaagggaCGCTATCAGTTGTTCAACTGATATCtcctgtctcttgtgtttcagAGACGTGGCGAAGCTCCTCCATGCAAGaggtaactttgcaataatgcaCCCAGCCACGTACTTGTCGGGCAATTCACACTTGAGAATCTTGAGCTCTCTTACAATGATCTGTATCTCATGCACCTGTTCGACTACAGAACGGTTATCCA
This is a stretch of genomic DNA from Brachypodium distachyon strain Bd21 chromosome 1, Brachypodium_distachyon_v3.0, whole genome shotgun sequence. It encodes these proteins:
- the LOC100844026 gene encoding cleavage stimulating factor 64, yielding MDGLAVAAAAANCRCSRVVYVGNIPFHATEKEVRDACELIGPVLSFRLAADAATGKRKGYAFVEYADDATARSACRNLHGHPLRGRDLRVGLADRASIRRRRHGDHDPIGMDDAIHAASLVDSAARPAVIASMARHLAGLSRHQLREAAAEFEKHGPDTCEILKKHIPGLDTAMEMVQRLLEMAAADDAAEEAKRKKRASGCLNAEESDQHAKLRKMEDGGKVPAGVACS